The Hydra vulgaris chromosome 11, alternate assembly HydraT2T_AEP genome contains a region encoding:
- the LOC136087065 gene encoding uncharacterized protein LOC136087065, with translation MYILAALNEQPSVENQHSRMFFMDEPAGSGKTLPSLIPKHALNAIDRLLKDICNNNFPFGGKDILFGGDFRQILPVVKRGQPAEVVESCIKCSLQSQWVQKFALTQNMRVQDGEVELSQWLLKLRNGTTPIFGDTEQNDYSKRVILTPTNVDSLSINKEVLQCLSGEVKIYLSADQIETDDLNERNNFPVEFLNSLTPSGMPPYCLKLKIGCAIMLLRNLGLKAGLCNGTRMKVCALQNSYIDAEVLTGVSSGKRVFVPRIQLAPLDSNLPFVLKRRQFPVRLAYSMTINKSQGQTFDRVGVYLKRSCFSHGQLYVACSRTRAFNNFFFKIDKHLIQGMVDEKCYTNNFIFSNVLNL, from the exons ATGTATATCCTTGCTGCACTGAATGAGCAACCAAGTGTAGAAAATCAACACTCTAGAATGTTTTTCATGGATGAACCAGCTGGTAGTGGAAAAACTTTAC CATCCTTGATACCTAAACATGCCTTAAATGCAATTGATAGGTTGTTAAAAGATATTTGCAACAATAACTTTCCGTTCGGAGGAAAAGACATTCTTTTTGGTGGTGACTTTAGGCAAATTCTGCCTGTTGTGAAAAGAGGACAACCAGCTGAAGTAGTTGAATcatgtataaaatgttctttacaGTCGCAATGGGTGCAGAAGTTTGCATTAACTCAAAATATGAGAGTACAAGATGGGGAAGTTGAGTTATCACAATGGCTACTAAAACTTAGGAATGGAACAACACCT atttttggaGATACTGAACAAAATGATTATTCTAAACGCGTGATTTTAACGCCAACTAATGTTGATTCATTATCAATCAATAAAGAAGTGCTTCAATGTCTGTCGGGTGaggtcaaaatttatttaagtgcTGATCAAATTGAGACTGATGACCTTAATGAAAGAAATAACTTTCCTGTTGAATTTTTAAACAGCTTAACTCCTTCAGGTATGCCaccttattgtttaaaattaaaaattggttgTGCAATTATGCTACTTAGAAATTTAGGTCTCAAAGCTGGGTTATGCAATGGTACTCGTATGAAAGTTTGTGCTCTTCAAAATAGTTATATTGATGCAGAGGTTTTGACAGGTGTTTCTAGTGGTAAACGGGTTTTTGTTCCCCGAATTCAGTTGGCTCCATTAGATTCTAATTTACCTTTTGTTCTGAAACGTCGTCAGTTTCCTGTCAGATTGGCTTATTCAATGACAATtaataaaagtcaaggtcaaacatttgataGAGTTGGGGTATATCTCAAAAGATcgtgtttctctcatggtcaactatatgttgcatgttcaagaactagagcatttaataatttctttttcaaaattgataaacatctcATTCAAGGTATGGTAGATGAAAAGTGCtacacaaataattttatattttctaatgttcttaatttatag